A genomic region of Macrobrachium nipponense isolate FS-2020 chromosome 40, ASM1510439v2, whole genome shotgun sequence contains the following coding sequences:
- the LOC135212106 gene encoding uncharacterized protein LOC135212106 has protein sequence MGCNGIKEYFRRCKWGIPLLAFFIGIGCIITAAFVGSTFLTLFFGLCTALSGSTAIFHCHQDIKVLLRHSDSRRSDQTPNVTSMNQEVVCPKSIIVPTISGSMKKGNPLGRDIPPDYDEVVGNSPTLLGKM, from the exons ATGGGATGTAACGGTATCAAGGAG TATTTCAGACGCTGCAAATGGGGGATACCGCTCCTGGCCTTTTTCATAGGTATCGGATGCATAATCACAGCTGCTTTCGTTGGATCAACGTTTCTGACCTTATTTTTCG GGCTCTGCACTGCACTCTCCGGGTCTACTGCCATCTTCCACTGCCATCAAGACATTAAAGTCCTCCTGAGACACAGTGATTCCAGAAGGAGCGACCAGACACCAAATGTTACCTCCATGAACCAAGAGGTTGTGTGCCCAAAGTCCATCATCGTCCCTACAATATCAGGATCAATGAAAAAGGGCAATCCACTGGGAAGAGATATTCCTCCAGATTATGACGAAGTCGTGGGAAATTCTCCTACTCTTCTGGGCAAGATGTAG
- the LOC135212105 gene encoding uncharacterized protein LOC135212105, with product MQGGRVKVIRLITIFVVSGLLIVSALVWIFTNGSFYRNRFLESFMGLLVIILVCTTVEACWKPWTSSSSSSSSSAPSFPSHGGSVSSSSTMDIPLVYSESPPAYEDVVRTTVYETSFSDFVEPRNESRLGAVASSTDSNGTTSSKSSSERTNDERGVSGDVLLRTQATHDDFQEVYIPRRFSPFFSEEGSVPNSPTTSRELQLAVDCLPTYEEAVGSLQLHSRDPSGSDASVQNSDLILFM from the exons GTAAAAGTTATTCGCTTGATCACCATCTTCGTCGTGTCAGGTCTTCTCATCGTCTCGGCCCTGGTGTGGATCTTCACCAATGGCTCCTTCTACAGAAACCGCTTCTTGG AGTCATTTATGGGCCTTTTGGTTATCATCTTAGTCTGCACTACTGTGGAGGCATGTTGGAAGCCTtggacttcctcctcctcctcctcctcctcctccgcccccaGCTTTCCCAGCCATGGAGGCAGTGTTTCAAGCAGTTCGACTATGGATATACCTCTGGTATATTCTGAATCTCCTCCTGCCTATGAGGACGTCGTGAGAACAACTGTATATGAAACCAGTTTTTCAGACTTTGTGGAGCCAAGGAACGAGTCTCGCCTAGGTGCCGTTGCCTCGTCTACTGATTCGAATGGGACAACCTCATCCAAGAGCAGCAGTGAAAGGACAAACGATGAGCGCGGCGTTTCCGGAGATGTTTTACTAAGGACTCAGGCGACGCACGACGATTTTCAAGAAGTCTATATCCCAAGGAGATTTTCACCCTTCTTCAGTGAAGAGGGTTCAGTCCCAAACTCGCCCACGACGTCAAGAGAACTGCAGCTTGCTGTCGACTGTCTGCCGACCTACGAAGAGGCTGTTGGCTCTCTTCAGTTGCACTCCAGGGACCCGAGTGGGAGCGATGCCAGTGTGCAGAACAGTGATCTAATCTTATTCATGTGA